The Streptomyces sp. ALI-76-A nucleotide sequence GCCCCTGCTGGTCCTCCAGGCCACCGGCTCCCTCGCCCGGATGGGCCTGCTGACGGCCGTCGGCGGGGCCGCCTCCGTGCTGGCGGCCGTGTTCGCCGGGGCCCTGGTGGACCGCGTCGACCGCCGACGGCTGCTCATCGCCTGCGATCTGGTCCGCATGGTGCTGTACGGCGTGATCCCGCTGGTGTGGCTGTTCGGACCGCAGGTCTGGCTCCTGTACGTGGTGCTGCCGCTGTGCGAGGCCGTCGGCATGCTGTTCGCCGTCGGCTACGTCACCGTCGTCCGCGGCCTGGTCGGCACCACCCACCTCACCGAGGCCAACGGCCGGCTGAACGCGACCGCCGCCGCCGCGGGGGTGCTCGGACCGCTGGGTGCGGGCATCGTGGCCGCCTGGACCGGCCCGGCCGCCGCGGTGGGCGTGGACGCGGCCAGCTTCGGCGTGTCGGCGGCCTGCCTGGTCCTCGTCCGGTTCACCGGGCGCGCGGGGGACGACACCGCCCCGGCACGCCGGACGGGCCTGTGGCAGGACCTGCGCACCGGGATGGCCTTCGTCCGCGGCCATCCCGTGCTGCGGTCGCTGACCACCCTGCTGTTCCTCTTCAGTTTCCTCACCCTCGGCCTGAACGACCTGGTCATCTACCACCTCAAGCACGACCTCGGCCAGGACGACGGCACCGTCGGCACCGTGCTGGCGGTCGGCGCGCTCGGCACGATCACCGGTGCCCTGCTGGTGGCCCGGGTGCGCCGCCGGTTCGGTTTCGGTCCGACCTGGACCGGCGCGGTCGCGGTGTGCGGGCTCGCGTTCGCCGGCCTGGGCTGGGCCCGGGACGTCCCCGTCGTCGCTGCCCTGAGCGCGGCCTTCCTCGCCTGCGTCGGCATGGCGGGCACCTGCTCCCTGTCCCTGCGCCAGGAGGTGACCCCCGAGCCCCTCCTCGGCCGTGTCACCTCCGCCTTCTGGACCCTCCAGTACTCCGCGGCCCCGATCGGCGCGGCCGTCCTGACCTGGGCCGCGGATCGCCGGGGCACGGCTCCGGTCGGCCTGGTCGCCGGCGCCTGCTGCGTACTGATCGCCGTCGCCGCGCTGTTCACGCCGATACGGCGGTCGGGCCGGGGGGAACCGCCTCCCCGGCACCCGATCTGACGCGCGCCACCGCCAGCGGCCTGCCACCGCCACCGGTCACCAGCCACCGCCACCGGCCTGCCACCGCCTCCGGCCGCCGACGAGCAGCCCAGCAGCCCGACCGGACGGTCCCGGGGCCGACCGTCGGGCGCCATCAACCGGAAGAGGCCGAGACCTCGGTCGTCACGCGTTCACCCCCGCGTAGTGCGCGAGGCTGCGCCGCCACAGCAGCCGCGCGCCCAGGTACCCCGCCACGCCCACCAGCGGGGACAGCGCCGCCAGCCAGTACGGGACGCCGGTGTCGTGGCCGTGGCCGGTGAGGACGGCGGCCGGGAAGTACGCGACGAACGCGAGCGGAAGGCCGTACGTCAGGAAACCGCCCACCGCCTTCGGCAGCACGTTGAGCGGGTAGCTGCCGAACGTGCCGAGGAGTTCCTCCAGCCAGTTGCCCCAGTAGTCGGCGGCCGGGAAGCGCAGCGCGGCGGAGGCCACCACCGTGAACAGGGCCGCCTCCAGGAGCATGCCGCCGATGACCGCGGCGACCAGGTACGCGGCCCGGCCGGCCGTCCAGTCCAGGTCGCTGCGGCTGAGCGCCCCCGCCATCAGGCCCGCCGCCACGGTCAGGTCACCGATCGCGTTGGTCGGGAAGTAGGCGAGCTGGACCTGCCGGTGCACCGGCAGGGGACGCACCAGGTAGACGTCGATCCGGCCTTCCTGGATCTGCCGGCCGATGAAGTGCACACGCCCCAGCACCAGCACGAACAGCCCGTGCGCGAGCATCCGCGTCGCCGGGATCAGCAGCACCTCGGAGCTGTCCCAGCCGCCCATGCCGGTGAACCGGGACAGCAGGACCGTCGCGAACACGATCACCGACACCTGCCAGATCGCGCCGATCGCGATCATCAGCAGGAACTCGGTGCGGTACTCCAGCTGTGCACAGAAGTTCAGACGCGTGACGCGCCACACGATCCGGACCGCACGCACGGGCCTCAGCCTCCCTGGGAGATGACATGACGGGCGGCCCGGTGCCACAGGAACCGGGTGAACAGGCCGAGCAGCACGACCCACCCCGCCTGGACCGCCAGCTGTCCGGCCGCGTCCGACAGCGGGATCCGGCCGATGTACAGGGACAACGGCACGCTCAGCGTCGCCTGGAACGGCAGGAGGGAACTCAGCGTGATGAACCACTCGGGGAAGAACCACAGCGGCGCGTACACCCCGGACAGCAGGTTCTGCGCGAAGATCAGGATCAGCATCGCCGCGTTGTTGCGCACCGTCCAGAAGCACAGCTGGTCCAGCACGAGCATCACGTAGTACAGCACCCACTGGCCGAGCAGCAGGCTCAGCGCGAACACCCCGGCGACCGCCGCCGAACCGGGGGGCTCCACCACCCCGGCCACCAGGCAGACCGCGTATCCGCCCACCGCCCACGCGAACCCGTACAGCTGCTCGCCGAGGGCACGCAGGGCGTAGTAGCGCTGGGGCGGCAGGGGGCGCAGGTACCAGTAGACGATCGTGCCGTAGTGCATGTGCTGGATGACGGTGTCCCGGCCCGCGGACTGGTCCAGCTCCCGCAGCCGGGAGGCGAGCACGGCCAGCACCGCGTACGTGACCGCCTGGTCGCGGTCGAGTCCGGCGGTGGTGCCGGTGTGCGCGTACAGGCCCTGCCACAGGGATGCCACCAGCACCACCTGCACGGTCAGCCGCAGCAGGACGGCGGTCATCCGGGGCGGGGCGTGCAGCTCGCCGAGGGGGGTGACGCGGGCCACCCGCCAGGCTCGCACCGCGGTCATCACACCGCCTCGGCGTGGACGTAGGCGGCCCGCATCACGTCCTCGAGGTCCGCCTCGTCGATGGCGATGCCCGTCACCTCGTACCGCTCGATGACCGTCTTCAGCGCCTGGTGCACGGACGGGGCGTCGGGCCCGTCCGGACCGAACACGACCTGGGGTCCGTCCTGGCGCAGCACCGCGATCCCCGGCAGCGGCACGAGGCCGGTGTGCGCGTCGGCGAGCGTCGCCCGCACCTGCCAGGTCGAGCCGAACCTGCGGCGGATCTCGTCGAGGCCGCCGTCCAGGACGAGCCGGCCGTGATTGATCAGGACCACCCGTTCGGCGAGCCGTTCGACCTCGGTCATGTCGTGGGTGGTCAGCAGGACCGTCCGGCCCCGCTGCTCGACCTGGTGCCGCAGGAACTCCCGCACCTGCTCCTTGACCACCACGTCCATGCCGATGGTCGGCTCGTCGAGGAAGACCACCGGCGGGTCGTGCAGCAGGGCGGCGGCGAGGTCGGAGCGTACGCGCTGGCCGAGCGAGAGGTGGCGCACCCGGGTGTCCCAGAAGGAGGACAGGTCGAGCAGGTCGTCGAACTCCTTGAGGCGAGCGGTGTGTTCGGCCCCCGGCACCTCGTAGATGTCCCGGAGGATCGCGAACGACTCGCGCACCGGCAGGTCCCACCACAGCTGGGTGCGCTGCCCGAACACCGCGCCGATGTTCCGGGCGTTGCGCTCACGCTCCCGGTACGGCACCACGCCCGCCACCCGCGCCTCGCCGGAGGTGGGCGTGAGGATGCCGGTGAGCATTTTGATGGTGGTGGACTTGCCCGCGCCGTTCGGGCCGAGCAGGGCGAGGAGTTCACCGGGAGAGACGTCGAAGCTGATGTCGGACACGGCGTGCTTGGCGACCCGCTCCGGGTTGACCAGGGAGCGCACCGCGCCGGTGAAGCCGGGGCGGCGGACGGTGGTGTGGAAGGTGCGGGACAGGTCCCGGACCTCGATGCTGCTGCCGCTCACGTTGTGAACTCCCTCGCAGGGCACGCGAATCGCGGCCGGTCGGCAGGGATCCGACCGGCCGCGGAGGACCTCAAGACGGTGTCAGAATGTCGATCAATAGGCCAATGGATTAATCGATCACGGAGTTGGACGGACCGAGTACCGAGAACACGAACGAGAACTCCGCCGGCTCGGCCCGCAGGTGGTAGCGCGGCAGCGGGCCGGGGCCGCAGGACTGCGAACCTATGCCGTGCTGGCCGTGGTCGAGGTTGACCCACACCGTGTCGCCGGCCGTGAGGTCGGTGAGGTGGGCCGCCGCGTCCAGTTGCTCGGTCGTCCAGCGCCGGGCGGTGAACCAGAACCGGGGGTCGCCCTCGATCCGCAGCCCGCCGAGCTCCGCCCAGCGGACGTCGGCGCGGGCGCCGTTCTCCTGCGGGCGGACGTACGGCGTCTGCAGTTCGTCCACGGTCGACTGCCAACGGGAGACCATGGACGCCGCTCCGGTGTCCGGGTACGCCTCGCCGGGACCGCCGCCGAACCACCGCACGGCGTCCGCCCGGGCGAGCCCGAACCGGACGCCGAGGCGGGGCAGCGGCACCGTCCAGTCGCCCTCCGGGTCCACGGACACCGTCAGCCGCAGCCGCTCCTCGTCCGAGGTCCAGCGGTAGACCGTGTTCAGGCCAGCCTCGCGGGCGGCGGGCGCCACCCGGGTCCGTACCGTCACCGCGTCCTCGCCCACCTCCACGGCGTCCAGCCGGTGCCGCATACGGTGCAGGCCCAGGGTGCGCCACAGCACGCCGTAGCGGGTGTCGGTCTGCCACTCCGCGCCGTCGTCGTTGTCGGTGGGCGCCCGCCACACGTCGAGCCGCAGCCCGCTGACGTCGACACCGCCGATGGCCCTGAGCGTCCCGGTCCGGGCGTCGAAGACACCCGGACCGAGCGTGATCCGCCCGTCGCCGGACGCCGGGGCGGCACTCGCCGCGACGGAGGGCACCGGGGGTGAGGCCAGGGCGACCTGGCCCCACGCCACCGTGTGGCCCTTGGCCGCCCAGGCGGTGTCGTCGGCCAGCAGCGCCCGTACGGTCCACAGCGCCTCGCCGCCGCGCATGTTGGCCGGCGGCTCCGGCAGCTTGACCTCGGCCGACTCGCCCGGCGCCAGCGCCGGCACCGACAGCGCGCCCGCCTCGACCGTCTCGCCGTCCACCTGGTACGCCCACTCGAAGGCCAGCCGGGACAGGTCGGCGAAGTCGTACCTGTTGGTGATCCGGACGGTGCCGTCGGCGCCGTCGCCCTCGATCCGGACCGGCTCGATCACCTTCTGGTACTCGACGAGCCCGGGGGAGGGCCGCCGGTCGGGGAACAGCAGGCCGTCGCAGACGAAGTTGCCGTCGTGCAGCTCCTCGCCGAAGTCGCCGCCGTAGGCGTAACCCAGCTCGGGATGGGTGACGCCGTGGTCGATCCACTCCCAGACGAAGCCGCCCTGGAGCCGCTCGTACGTGTCGAACAGGCGCTGGTAGTCGGCGAGTCCGCCGGGGCCGTTGCCCATGGCGTGCGCGTACTCGCACTGGATGAAGGGGAGTGCGCGCCGCTTCTCCGTCCCGCCGTCCAGGCCCCGGCCGATCTTCTCGACCTCGTCGTGGAAGGCGTACATCCGCGAATAGACGTCCGTGTCCCGGCAGTTCCAGTCGCCCTCGTAGTGCACGAGGCGCGAGGAGTCCCGGCCGTGGATCCACTCGGCCATCGCGGTCAGACCGCGGCCGGTGCCGGCCTCGTTGCCCAGCGACCAGAAGACGATCGACGGGTGGTTCTTGTCCCGCTCGACCATGCGGGCGGCGCGGTCCAGCAGGGCCGGCGTCCAGCGGTCGTCGTCGACCGGGTTGTCCCGCCAGTCCTGTTCGACGAAGCCGTGGGTCTCCAGGTCGCACTCGTCGACGACCCACAGGCCCAGCTCGTCGCACAGGTCCAGGAAGGCCGGGTGCGGCGGGTAGTGCGAGGTGCGGACGGCGTTGATGTTGTGCCGCTTCATCAGCAGCACGTCCTCGCGCATGGTCTCCAGGTCGAGGGCGCGGCCCGTCGTAGGGTGCCACTCGTGCCGGTTGACGCCCTTGAAGAGGACCGGCGTCCCGTTGACCTTGACCAGGCCGTCCTCCAGGGCGACCGTGCGGAAGCCGATGCGCAGGGGCACCCGTTCGCCCTCGGTCGCGAGCACACCGTCGTACAGGTGCGGGGTCTCCGCCGTCCACGGCCGGACCGGGACCGTCACCGGCTCGCCGGTGGCGACATCGATGTCCAGGGCGGGCACGGTCACCCGGCCGTCGACGTCGGAGTCGACGCGCAGGGTGCCCTCCCCGGTGGTGTGGTCGTAGGAGGCGTGCACGAAGAAGTCGAGCGCGCTGCCCGCCGGGCGGTGCAGCAACGTCACGTCACGGAAGATGCCGGGCAGCCACCACTGGTCCTGGTCCTCCAGGTACGAGCCCGCCGACCACTGGTGGACCCGCACCGCCAGTACGTTGCCGGTGGGCCTGAGCAGGTGGCCGACCGCGAACTCGTGCGGCAGCCGGGAGCCCTTGAACTCGCCGATGTCCGTGCCGTTCAGCCACACCCGGGCACAGGACTCCACGCCGTCGAAGCGGAGCACCACCCCGCCGTCCGCGGGCCAGTCGGACGGCAGGTCGAAGACGCGCAGGTGGTCGCCGGTCGGGTTCTCGGTCGGCACGTGCGGCGGGTCCACCGGGAAGGGGTAGAGGTGGTTGGTGTAGATCGGCGCCCCGAAGGCCCCGTCGCCCTGGAGCACCCAGTGGCCCGGGACCGTGACCTCGGCCCAGTCCCCGGCGTCGTACCCCTCCTCGGCGAACGAGTCGTCCTCGGCATCGGCGGTCGCCGACAGCCGCAGGCGCCAACTGCCGTTCAGTGACAGCGACTTCGCGTCCGAGGACGCGTACCAGGCCCGGGGCGGGAGGGCCCCGCTGCCCGGCGAGACGTCCTCGACGTAGTCGACGGCGGGGGTGGTGCGGAATGACATCGGTCTCCTTGCTCAGCCCTTGATGCCGGTCTGTGCGATCCCCTGCACCAGCCAGCGCTGGAGGAAGAGGAAGACGAACACGAGGGGCAGGATGGAAATGGCCGTGGCCATGAAGATCAGATGGAAGTTGACGGTCTGGCCGGTCATGTAGTTCGAGAGCGCCACCTGGACGGTCCACGCGCTCGGATCCTGGCCGATGACCAGGGGCCACAGGAAGGAGTTCCACCCGCTGATGAACGTGATCGTCGCCATCGCGGCGAAGAAGTTCAGCGAGTTGGGTACGACGACCCGCCAGTACGCGCCCATGTAACCGAGCCCGTCCACCCGCGCCGCCTCCTCCAGCTCCTTGGGGAACCCCAGGAAGTACTGCCGGAACAGGAAGCAGGTGAAACCACTGAAGAGGCCCGGAATGATGAGCCCCCGGTAGGTGTCGATCCAGCCGAGGGACGACACCAGCACGAAGCTGGGCACGAAGGTCACGGCGGTCGGGACCATCAGGGTGCCCAGTACGGCGTAGAAGACCTTGTTGGCGTGCTTGAACGGGATGCGGGCCAGGCCGTAGCCGGCCAGCGAGCAGACCAGCAGCGTACCCACGGTGTGCAGGACGCCGACGACCGCCGAGTTCCACAGCGAGCGAGCGAAGTCGACCGACGTGTCGTCGAACGGCTCGCTGATGTTGCCCCACTGGATGTCGGTGGGGAACCACTTCCATTCCTCGCCGGTGATCTCCGGGTCCGTCATCAGCGCGTTGCGGACGATCAGATAGAAC carries:
- a CDS encoding ABC-2 family transporter protein, with the translated sequence MTAVRAWRVARVTPLGELHAPPRMTAVLLRLTVQVVLVASLWQGLYAHTGTTAGLDRDQAVTYAVLAVLASRLRELDQSAGRDTVIQHMHYGTIVYWYLRPLPPQRYYALRALGEQLYGFAWAVGGYAVCLVAGVVEPPGSAAVAGVFALSLLLGQWVLYYVMLVLDQLCFWTVRNNAAMLILIFAQNLLSGVYAPLWFFPEWFITLSSLLPFQATLSVPLSLYIGRIPLSDAAGQLAVQAGWVVLLGLFTRFLWHRAARHVISQGG
- a CDS encoding MFS transporter; the encoded protein is MWRQRNFGIFWAAQTLSVLGDSFALIALPLLVLQATGSLARMGLLTAVGGAASVLAAVFAGALVDRVDRRRLLIACDLVRMVLYGVIPLVWLFGPQVWLLYVVLPLCEAVGMLFAVGYVTVVRGLVGTTHLTEANGRLNATAAAAGVLGPLGAGIVAAWTGPAAAVGVDAASFGVSAACLVLVRFTGRAGDDTAPARRTGLWQDLRTGMAFVRGHPVLRSLTTLLFLFSFLTLGLNDLVIYHLKHDLGQDDGTVGTVLAVGALGTITGALLVARVRRRFGFGPTWTGAVAVCGLAFAGLGWARDVPVVAALSAAFLACVGMAGTCSLSLRQEVTPEPLLGRVTSAFWTLQYSAAPIGAAVLTWAADRRGTAPVGLVAGACCVLIAVAALFTPIRRSGRGEPPPRHPI
- a CDS encoding ABC-2 family transporter protein produces the protein MRAVRIVWRVTRLNFCAQLEYRTEFLLMIAIGAIWQVSVIVFATVLLSRFTGMGGWDSSEVLLIPATRMLAHGLFVLVLGRVHFIGRQIQEGRIDVYLVRPLPVHRQVQLAYFPTNAIGDLTVAAGLMAGALSRSDLDWTAGRAAYLVAAVIGGMLLEAALFTVVASAALRFPAADYWGNWLEELLGTFGSYPLNVLPKAVGGFLTYGLPLAFVAYFPAAVLTGHGHDTGVPYWLAALSPLVGVAGYLGARLLWRRSLAHYAGVNA
- a CDS encoding carbohydrate ABC transporter permease; amino-acid sequence: MTTTTTPPADRVDTSAKPRRVRTGSVLGSTGLYVATGVAALLFLIPFYLIVRNALMTDPEITGEEWKWFPTDIQWGNISEPFDDTSVDFARSLWNSAVVGVLHTVGTLLVCSLAGYGLARIPFKHANKVFYAVLGTLMVPTAVTFVPSFVLVSSLGWIDTYRGLIIPGLFSGFTCFLFRQYFLGFPKELEEAARVDGLGYMGAYWRVVVPNSLNFFAAMATITFISGWNSFLWPLVIGQDPSAWTVQVALSNYMTGQTVNFHLIFMATAISILPLVFVFLFLQRWLVQGIAQTGIKG
- a CDS encoding ATP-binding cassette domain-containing protein, translating into MSGSSIEVRDLSRTFHTTVRRPGFTGAVRSLVNPERVAKHAVSDISFDVSPGELLALLGPNGAGKSTTIKMLTGILTPTSGEARVAGVVPYRERERNARNIGAVFGQRTQLWWDLPVRESFAILRDIYEVPGAEHTARLKEFDDLLDLSSFWDTRVRHLSLGQRVRSDLAAALLHDPPVVFLDEPTIGMDVVVKEQVREFLRHQVEQRGRTVLLTTHDMTEVERLAERVVLINHGRLVLDGGLDEIRRRFGSTWQVRATLADAHTGLVPLPGIAVLRQDGPQVVFGPDGPDAPSVHQALKTVIERYEVTGIAIDEADLEDVMRAAYVHAEAV
- a CDS encoding glycoside hydrolase family 2 TIM barrel-domain containing protein, which translates into the protein MSFRTTPAVDYVEDVSPGSGALPPRAWYASSDAKSLSLNGSWRLRLSATADAEDDSFAEEGYDAGDWAEVTVPGHWVLQGDGAFGAPIYTNHLYPFPVDPPHVPTENPTGDHLRVFDLPSDWPADGGVVLRFDGVESCARVWLNGTDIGEFKGSRLPHEFAVGHLLRPTGNVLAVRVHQWSAGSYLEDQDQWWLPGIFRDVTLLHRPAGSALDFFVHASYDHTTGEGTLRVDSDVDGRVTVPALDIDVATGEPVTVPVRPWTAETPHLYDGVLATEGERVPLRIGFRTVALEDGLVKVNGTPVLFKGVNRHEWHPTTGRALDLETMREDVLLMKRHNINAVRTSHYPPHPAFLDLCDELGLWVVDECDLETHGFVEQDWRDNPVDDDRWTPALLDRAARMVERDKNHPSIVFWSLGNEAGTGRGLTAMAEWIHGRDSSRLVHYEGDWNCRDTDVYSRMYAFHDEVEKIGRGLDGGTEKRRALPFIQCEYAHAMGNGPGGLADYQRLFDTYERLQGGFVWEWIDHGVTHPELGYAYGGDFGEELHDGNFVCDGLLFPDRRPSPGLVEYQKVIEPVRIEGDGADGTVRITNRYDFADLSRLAFEWAYQVDGETVEAGALSVPALAPGESAEVKLPEPPANMRGGEALWTVRALLADDTAWAAKGHTVAWGQVALASPPVPSVAASAAPASGDGRITLGPGVFDARTGTLRAIGGVDVSGLRLDVWRAPTDNDDGAEWQTDTRYGVLWRTLGLHRMRHRLDAVEVGEDAVTVRTRVAPAAREAGLNTVYRWTSDEERLRLTVSVDPEGDWTVPLPRLGVRFGLARADAVRWFGGGPGEAYPDTGAASMVSRWQSTVDELQTPYVRPQENGARADVRWAELGGLRIEGDPRFWFTARRWTTEQLDAAAHLTDLTAGDTVWVNLDHGQHGIGSQSCGPGPLPRYHLRAEPAEFSFVFSVLGPSNSVID